From Solidesulfovibrio sp., one genomic window encodes:
- a CDS encoding type Z 30S ribosomal protein S14: MARKSLMVKASRKPKFSTRAYNRCPICGRPRAYLRKFGVCRICFRNMSLTGEMPGVRKSSW; the protein is encoded by the coding sequence GTGGCCCGCAAATCTTTGATGGTGAAAGCCAGCCGCAAGCCCAAGTTTTCCACCAGAGCCTATAACCGCTGCCCCATCTGCGGTCGTCCCAGGGCGTATCTGCGCAAGTTCGGCGTCTGCCGCATTTGCTTCCGTAACATGTCGCTGACCGGCGAAATGCCCGGCGTGCGCAAGTCGAGCTGGTAG
- the rplF gene encoding 50S ribosomal protein L6, whose amino-acid sequence MSRIGKREIELPSGVSVEVAPEAVTVVGPKGQLSTPTHPKIVYAVEGNTIQVSRVDDTRLARAQHGLRRTLLANLVEGVSKGFTKTLEVIGVGYKVSAAPGSVTLAVGYSHPVDFKLPDGIEAKVEGNKLTLTGIDKVLLGETAARIRRVRPPEPFKGKGIKYDNEIIRRKAGKSGGKK is encoded by the coding sequence ATGTCCAGGATAGGCAAACGCGAAATCGAGCTTCCCTCCGGCGTGTCCGTGGAGGTGGCTCCCGAGGCGGTGACGGTCGTTGGCCCCAAGGGCCAGCTGTCCACGCCCACCCATCCCAAGATCGTGTACGCGGTCGAGGGCAACACCATACAGGTCTCCCGCGTGGACGACACGCGCCTGGCCCGTGCCCAGCACGGCCTGCGCCGCACCCTTCTGGCCAACCTGGTCGAGGGGGTGAGCAAGGGCTTCACCAAAACGCTGGAAGTCATCGGCGTGGGCTACAAGGTCTCGGCCGCCCCCGGTTCCGTGACCCTGGCCGTGGGCTACTCCCACCCGGTGGACTTCAAGCTGCCGGACGGCATCGAGGCCAAGGTCGAGGGCAACAAGCTCACGCTGACGGGCATCGACAAGGTGCTCCTGGGCGAGACCGCCGCCCGCATCCGCCGCGTGCGTCCGCCCGAGCCGTTCAAGGGCAAGGGCATCAAGTACGACAACGAAATCATTCGCCGCAAGGCCGGTAAGTCCGGCGGCAAGAAATAG
- the rpsH gene encoding 30S ribosomal protein S8, whose translation MSVTDPISDMLTRIRNAHRALHADLAIPASQLKASLAAILKEEGYITDFSVAEASLSITLKYQGGKPIISGLKRVSKPGRRVYVGAAAIPKVQNGLGISILSTSRGILEGGKARELGVGGELLCEIW comes from the coding sequence ATGTCGGTGACCGACCCCATTTCCGATATGCTGACCCGCATCCGCAACGCCCACCGGGCCTTGCACGCGGATTTGGCCATCCCGGCCTCGCAACTCAAAGCCTCCCTTGCCGCCATCCTCAAGGAGGAAGGCTACATCACGGATTTTTCCGTGGCCGAAGCCTCCTTGTCCATTACCCTGAAGTACCAGGGCGGCAAACCGATCATCTCGGGACTCAAGCGGGTGAGCAAGCCCGGTCGCCGCGTCTACGTCGGCGCCGCGGCCATTCCCAAGGTCCAAAACGGCCTGGGCATCAGCATCCTGTCCACTTCGCGGGGTATCCTCGAAGGCGGCAAGGCCCGGGAGCTTGGCGTCGGCGGCGAGCTGTTGTGCGAAATCTGGTAG